The following coding sequences are from one Papaver somniferum cultivar HN1 unplaced genomic scaffold, ASM357369v1 unplaced-scaffold_8, whole genome shotgun sequence window:
- the LOC113344818 gene encoding putative invertase inhibitor has product MYQSISLHSLFPLILYVFLILNFYGGVTVNGDIVRKFCKNESIIDPHLNYDFCVSSLEASPVSKTSDIFGLAVISMELCSNNATYIHTYIEEILKDGKEEPSAKTYLENCMEFYSTAAERVQEAVEAFNSKDYDTSLVRVSAAMTEAITCKIGFT; this is encoded by the coding sequence ATGTATCAGTCAATCTCATTGCATTCCCTCTTTCCATTAATCCTCTAtgtttttcttattctaaacTTTTATGGAGGAGTTACAGTGAATGGAGATATAGTCAGAAAGTTTTGTAAGAATGAATCGATAATTGATCCCCATCTAAATTATGACTTTTGTGTTTCATCTCTTGAAGCAAGCCCTGTGAGCAAAACTTCTGATATTTTCGGACTTGCTGTAATATCAATGGAGCTATGTTCGAACAACGCAACTTACATTCATACATATATTGAGGAAATTTTGAAGGATGGAAAAGAAGAACCGAGCGCCAAGACATATCTAGAGAATTGTATGGAGTTTTACTCTACTGCTGCAGAACGTGTTCAAGAAGCCGTGGAAGCATTTAATAGCAAAGATTATGATACTTCCCTCGTACGTGTGAGCGCTGCCATGACGGAAGCAATTACTTGTAAAATTGGGTTTACATAA